CCGCCTGAAGGGGTCACCGTTGGAGCGGCAACGGGAGGCGTAACCCCCAGCACATAGCCACCTGAGGGGTATGGGCCCACCCCTTGAGTCGCCGTATCGTAGTGGGATACGTGCGGCTCTACATCGCCGGTATAGTAGAAGCGCCGTGAAGTGTTTCCAGCTACCGGCGAACGTGCGACAAAACAATGTCTCCATCGATGTCCAGAGCAGCGACCAGAAGGGGTCCGTTTCTGGGACGCAGATCGCCGGATGTCAGATTGCAGTTTGTCGCAACCTGCGCTTGATTAGGCGCGAGCAACTGCTTTGCCAGTCGCGGAACGAGGCCGGAGAACCCGGCGATGCGGGATGCTGTCATGATTTGCGTCTTATCTCACGAATGGCTTTTAGTTTTCCCGACTCATCCACGCGCTCATATTCACACTTGAGGAAATTAAGCTCCCGGCCAATCTCGTACAGCGCACGGCGTTCGGATGGGTCCATCGGATAATCGTCCCTCGCCAGATAGCCTTTCACAGTGCAAACATCTGGATCCTCAGTCTGGGCCATCGTGCAAACCCATACGTAACCGGCAGTCAACGAATTACCGTCGATACGACGGCGAATGAGCCAGGATGGACGGAGAATTGGTTCGACTGTTATCAAGTCCTTGACGATGACAAAATTAGGGAGGCTAGCATCCAGCCCTTTGTTCATTTTTTCCTCTCCGAGTCCGTAACAGTGAATCGTCCGGATGGAATGATACGTGGGCCAACAGCAGCGACTAGTGGACGTAAGTACACCTTGGACCAACGTACAGGTACTTGCCCCTCGCAGACCTTGCGCTCTTCAGCACGGCCCTCCCCACCGCCAATATTCAGCTTCAAGGTAGACGAGTTGCTGTTCATCGGTATGAGCTGGGGCTATAGAACTCGGAAGGAAGCGGTTGAGAAGAAGAAGCCCTAGATATGCGCTCGTGTCCAGAAATCTCTGACCGGGCGGCACTTCCGCCACATCTTCAGCCAGGTACGGGTAATCCTTCCCGCGGGCGGTTGATAGGAATGGACGCTGGAGATGGTAAGAAGCAGCCGTGGTACATCACGCGGAAAGTGAACGAACCGATATTGACAGTCGCTCTCTGATCTGTGCTTCGACAAGGAGGCGGAAGTTAGCCCCCTCGTGAAGAACCGCTACCACCCCACTGTCGCTCGGGTTAAATGCGGTGGCGTGGACGTAAATTCAGAACAGGTTAATCGCGGCATGGCTTGGGTCTATCGGCGCTACACGAAGGACCATGACCTGTATGTGCTGGAGCATGAGGCTAAAGAATGGGAAAACCTAGGGACTTTGCCGACTAGCTGGGACGTAAATCTGGACATGGAAGCGAAAATTGTTGCCCCACTACACGATTGCAGCGTGATTGCTTACTGGGCCGTTCTCTTTCTCCGATCCTCACATTTGAGGTCGAGTTCAGCTCGATACGATCCAATCCGCGTTTTCCGCTCATAGGTCGAGGCCGATCCAGTTTTTCCCCTCTCACTGTACGAAAGTACATGACGAGGTTCGTGACACCTGCCGACAAATCTTCCACCCAAGCAGTTCCAAGCTTCTGATATTTAACCCGAATTATAGTGGCACGGCTTTTGCCTAGTAAGCTGTGTGGCAGCGGGTACGTGATTACCGACTTCCTATTGCAGCGTTGATAATTAATTGATTTCTTTTCCGACGGATACATTGTGAAAACATATTTCAGAAAAACCAAGCTGGTCGCCGCACTTTCCGCTCTCAGCTTCTTCGCCGCTGTCAGCACCTCGCAAGCAGCCCTGCTCGAGATCGACTTCTCGAAATCGGGCGCTTTTTCGGGTACGACGCCTTCAACTCCCCTCAATGCGAGTGATGTTTTCGCTAAGGCTATTTTCGACGATGGCGGTGGCTCTGGCAGCGTGACCCTGACTATGAGCGTCTTGAATAATCTGTCGACAACTGGTGCCTATGTGAAGGACTGGTACTTTAACGTTGCCAATGCGCCCCTTACTGGTGTTGCGTTTACCAGCGGAATCTCCACATCCGATATTGATATCGGAACCAATGCTTTTAAGGCTAATGGGACAGGCGGAAAATTTGATTTTGCGTTTCATTTCCCAGGAGAACTCGTACCTGGCCACACCTCCGTGT
The window above is part of the Nitrosospira sp. Is2 genome. Proteins encoded here:
- a CDS encoding PEP-CTERM sorting domain-containing protein; this encodes MKTYFRKTKLVAALSALSFFAAVSTSQAALLEIDFSKSGAFSGTTPSTPLNASDVFAKAIFDDGGGSGSVTLTMSVLNNLSTTGAYVKDWYFNVANAPLTGVAFTSGISTSDIDIGTNAFKANGTGGKFDFAFHFPGELVPGHTSVYTLTGAGITANSFNSVSVPAPNGGGYLGAIHVQGYQGTSAWISGQIGDPVSSPSQVPEPATLALLGLGFLGIGATRRRNK
- a CDS encoding thermonuclease family protein; this translates as MKNRYHPTVARVKCGGVDVNSEQVNRGMAWVYRRYTKDHDLYVLEHEAKEWENLGTLPTSWDVNLDMEAKIVAPLHDCSVIAYWAVLFLRSSHLRSSSARYDPIRVFRS